A stretch of the Planifilum fulgidum genome encodes the following:
- the copZ gene encoding copper chaperone CopZ: protein MATVTLKVEGMSCNHCKEAVEGSLKKLPGVKSAVVDLDAKTATVTYEEGAVSVDQMKKAVEDQGYDVV from the coding sequence ATGGCAACGGTAACCCTCAAAGTGGAAGGCATGAGCTGCAACCATTGCAAAGAGGCGGTGGAAGGATCCCTGAAAAAACTGCCCGGCGTGAAAAGCGCCGTGGTGGATCTGGACGCGAAGACGGCCACCGTCACCTATGAGGAAGGCGCCGTAAGCGTGGATCAAATGAAGAAAGCCGTGGAGGACCAGGGATACGACGTGGTTTGA